From a single Brassica rapa cultivar Chiifu-401-42 chromosome A01, CAAS_Brap_v3.01, whole genome shotgun sequence genomic region:
- the LOC103873223 gene encoding uncharacterized protein LOC103873223 — MELCFKLRSFSCPSPVSSVKDVRLLNSVSFFDMKSSSHQRPKRRSSSSSTSIPALVETAVSVAIAATVVGTAATLLVRRSTKASEEAEASMKECEVCGGSGICSECKGEGFVLKKLSDENAEKARLASKNMATRYTAGLPKKWSYCTKCSSTRSCITCGGSGKISF, encoded by the exons ATGGAGCTCTGTTTCAAGCTGCGATCTTTTTCATGTCCCTCCCCTGTTTCTA GTGTGAAAGATGTGAGGTTATTAAACTCAGTCTCGTTCTTTGATATGAAAAGTTCCTCACATCAAAGGCCTAAAAGGAGGTCATCATCCTCATCAACATCCATTCCTGCTTTAGTTGAAACAGCTGTTTCTGTAGCGATTGCAGCCACGGTTGTTGGCACTGCAGCCACTCTTCTTGTTCGGAGAAGTACCAAAGCCTCCGAAGAAGCCGAg GCTTCTATGAAAGAATGTGAAGTTTGTGGCGGTTCAGGAATCTGTTCTGAGTGCAAAGGTGAAGGGTTTGTCTTGAAGAAACTATCTGATGAAAATGCTGAGAAAGCAAGACTTGCTTCAAAGAACATGGCCACCCGATATACAGCCGG GCTTCCAAAGAAATGGAGCTACTGCACTAAATGTTCATCAACACGATCTTGTATAACGTGTGGTGGAAGTGGAAAGATAAGCTTCTAG